The following proteins are co-located in the Nomia melanderi isolate GNS246 chromosome 1, iyNomMela1, whole genome shotgun sequence genome:
- the hppy gene encoding MAP4K3-like protein hppy isoform X7, protein MMALNANALSSDISRRNPQDEYELIQRIGSGTYGDVYKAKRLSMNDLAAIKVIKLEPGDDFAIIQQEILMMKDCRHPNVIAYYGSYLRRDKLWICMEYCGGGSLQDIYHITGPLSEIQIAYMCRETLLGLNYLHSMGKMHRDIKSANILLTEAGDVKLADFGVSAQITATINKRKSFIGTPYWMAPEVAAVERKGGYNQLCDIWACGITAIELAELQPPMFDLHPMRALFLMSKSGFKPPTLKDRDKWSPTFHNFVKVALTKNPKKRPTAEKLLQHAFFQGEMSKRLALELLQKVSNPSHMFTDLEADEDGAVPNVPQRIASRHTARPRPKSPIPQLDSDDQINLDGTLQREAISPSVDGNPAWDIMDIMNNVKTVHNCDAHPDCGIGTAFEDEQEKGNAMSMVGGHCDQLYSLQATLPLGESSNDCELHCPYYNMSGSQASPRRHSSVDELYGLVSSTQSLTAANGQRQRSLSDSGPRDESPQSNGQNEAPGDGDGESMSPDLLSDTPPVPPRRRDRKRHTPPRPISNGLPPTPKVHMGACFSKVFNGCPLRIHCTASWIHPDTRDQHLLIAAEEGIYNLNLNELHETAIDQLYPRRTIWMYVIKDVLMSLSGKTPQLYRHDLLAMQSKQSHRFSLHMNKIPERLVPRKFALTTKVPDTKGCTKCCVGRNPYNGYKYLCGAMPTGIFLMQWYDPLNKFMLLKHFDCTLPLPLNVFEIIITPEMEYPMVCVSVKQPYQQNKLKLDLINMNSGASWFHSDELEDMDGSATVIPRRENLHVINVTQLEKNAILVCYDNVVKVVTLQGKPRSSRKHMSELHFNFQIESIICLPDSVLAFHKHGMQGRSFKNGEVTQEISDPSRTYRLLGSDKVVMLESHLVQSGTLTESEGADLYILAGHEASY, encoded by the exons ATGATGGCTTTGAACGCGAATGCACTGTCCAGTGACATAAGCCGAAGAAATCCACAGGATGAGTACGAGCTCATTCAGAGGATAGGTAGTGGAACGTACGGAGATGTTTACAAG GCCAAAAGACTTTCTATGAATGACCTCGCCGCTATTAAGGTTATCAAATTGGAACCAG gggatgattttgcaattattcagcAAGAAATTCTGATGATGAAAGATTGCAGGCATCCCAATGTAATTGCGTATTATGGGAGCTACTTGAGAAGGGATAAATTATGGATTTGTATGGAATATTGCGGAGGTGGTTCCTTGCAAGATATATATCACA TAACTGGACCATTATCAGAAATACAAATAGCATATATGTGTCGTGAGACTCTGTTGGGATTGAATTACTTGCACAGTATGGGGAAAATGCATCGCGACATTAAGAGTGCCAATATATTATTGACTGAAGCCGGTGATGTCAAGTTAGCTGACTTTGGTGTATCCGCACAAATTACAGCCACtattaataaaaggaaaagtTTTATTGGCACTCCTTATTGGATGGCACCCGAG GTGGCAGCTGTAGAAAGAAAAGGTGGCTACAATCAACTTTGTGATATTTGGGCATGTGGTATCACCGCAATAGAATTGGCAGAACTGCAGCCACCCATGTTCGATTTGCATCCTATGCGGGCACTTTTTCTCATGTCCAAATCTGGCTTCAAGCCGCCAACCTTAAAAGACAGGGACAAATGGAGTCCGACATTCCATAATTTTGTTAAAGTTGCTCTCACTAAAAACCCTAAAAAACGACCAACAGCTGAAAAACTTCTACag CACGCATTTTTTCAAGGCGAAATGAGTAAACGTTTAGCTTTGGAATTGTTGCAAAAGGTATCAAATCCTAGTCATATGTTTACTGATTTAGAAGCTGATGAAGATGGAGCCGTACCTAATGTTCCACAAAGGATTGCGTCGCGTCATACCGCAAGACCTAGACCAAAAAGTCCTATACCACAATTAGATAGCGATG ATCAAATTAATCTAGATGGCACATTGCAAAGGGAAGCAATATCACCATCTGTAGATGGCAATCCAGCATGGGATATCATGGATATCATGAATAATGTAAAG ACTGTTCATAACTGTGATGCGCATCCAGACTGTGGTATTGGTACTGCATTCGAAGACGAACAAGAAAA GGGGAATGCAATGTCGATGGTTGGTGGGCATTGCGACCAGCTATATTCCCTGCA AGCTACACTTCCCCTTGGAGAGTCATCGAATGACTGCGAATTGCACTGTCCGTATTACAATATGTCAG GATCTCAAGCAAGCCCCAGGCGTCACAGCTCTGTGGACGAGTTGTATGGTCTGGTGAGCAGTACACAATCTTTAACTGCTGCCAATGGACAACGTCAACGATCTCTTTCGGACAGTGGTCCTAGAGATGAATCCCCACAGTCTAATG GTCAAAATGAAGCGCCAGGCGACGGGGACGGGGAAAGTATGAGTCCAGACTTGTTATCTGATACTCCGCCTGTTCCTCCGAGGAGAAGGGACAGGAAACGCCACACACCTCCCAGACCTATCAGCAATGGACTACCGCCGACACCTAAAGTTCATATGGGGGCGTGCTTCTCAAAA GTATTCAACGGATGTCCTCTAAGAATACACTGCACCGCGAGCTGGATCCATCCAGACACGAGGGATCAGCACTTGCTGATCGCGGCGGAAGAAGGAATTTACAACTTGAACTTGAACGAACTCCATGAAACTGCGATCGATCAGTTGTACCCGAGACGTACAATTTGGATGTATGTCATTAAGGATGTCCTGATGTCTTTGTCTG GTAAAACTCCACAATTGTACAGACACGATTTATTAGCGATGCAAAGCAAACAGAGCCACAGGTTTTCCCTGCACATGAACAAAATACCCGAGAGATTAGTCCCTAGGAAGTTCGCTCTGACGACCAAGGTTCCAGACACGAAGGGTTGCACGAAGTGTTGCGTTGGGCGAAACCCGTACAATGG GTACAAATACCTTTGCGGTGCAATGCCAACGGGGATATTCTTAATGCAATGGTACGATCCTTTGAATAAGTTCATGCTCCTCAAGCATTTCGATTGTACGCTGCCATTGCCATTGAACGTGTTTGAGATTATCATTACGCCTGAAATGGAATATCCGATGGTGTGTGTATCCGTGAAGCAACCATATCAGCAGAACAAATTGAAACTGGACTTGATAAATATGAATTCAGGAGCAAGTTGGTTTCATAGCGACGAACTGGAAGACATGGACGGTTCAG CCACTGTAATACCAAGAAGAGAGAACCTCCACGTTATCAATGTAACGCAATTAGAGAAGAATGCAATATTAGTATGTTACGACA ATGTAGTAAAAGTGGTGACGCTGCAGGGGAAACCCAGATCAAGCAGGAAACATATGTCAGAGTTACATTTTAACTTCCAAATCGAATCCATTA TCTGCTTACCAGATAGTGTACTAGCATTCCACAAGCATGGTATGCAAGGTAGGAGTTTTAAGAATGGCGAGGTCACGCAAGAAATCAGCGACCCGAGCAGGACATATAGACTACTTGGATCTGATAA AGTGGTGATGCTGGAGAGCCATTTGGTTCAGTCAGGCACATTGACGGAATCCGAGGGAGCAGACTTGTACATACTTGCTGGACACGAGGCCAGTTACTAA